TACTGAAATAGGTTGTCCGATTATTGGTAATGCGGTCAAAGTACAAAAAAATCAGATGGTTGCAGCAAGATTCCAGGCTCGCTGGATGGTCATTATTTCTGATGCATTGCATAGCTGTCACTTCGGGATAAACTTGCACAATAATGAGTTGAAGTTGTTGATGGGAAATTGTGGCACGCCCGGAGAGATTCGAACTCCCGACCCCCAGGTTCGAAGCCTGGTGCTCTATCCGGTTGAGCTACGGGCGCAAGCGCAAAAAGAAGCCCCCGTGACGGGGGCAAAAATGGAGAAAGTGCTTTCTCTGCCTGGATTACTTATCGGTGAGCCTTACAACAACTTGAGGATTAATTCTTGAGGGAAGGAGGACGGTCATGAAATTTACGAAACTTACCTGCTTGTGCTGTGCGTTGGCGTTAGTGGGGGGAATGGCGGTAACTTGCCTCGACGCGAGCGCAACCGAAGTGGTGTCTTTGTCCGATACCAGTGTAAATCCGAAAGAGATGCCTCTATTGAATGGAGAGACCTGGCAGGCCATGACTTCCGGTGAAAAGGTAGCCTTCGTCTGGGGCATCGGCCATGTCGTAACGATGGAACGCGAAGTTGAGGAGAAACGGCCGGAATTGAAAAAGGCGGGGCTAGCCTCAAAGATGGCAGAGGGGTTGGCCGGAATGCCCATGAAAGAGGTTGTTTTCATGGTCGACAAGTACTATACGGACAATTCCGGCTCACTTTCAGACCCTGTTATGAAAGTCATTTGGGACAGAATTGTCAAGCCGAGAATAAAGGCCGGATTTTATGAAGAAACCAGGGAGTAGGAAGGTAATAATTCAGGCATCGCCAGAAATTTGATAGGCGTTGGTAGAAAGGAGATGTCTTATGAAACTAAAAAAATTCATCGCTATAGCAGCATTGGTTTCGGTGACGGCAGGTTGCGCGGGGATGTCGCAAACCGAGCAGCGGACATTGAGCGGAGGCGCCATTGGTGCTGCCGGCGGGGCTCTGATTACCGGGATAGCCGGGGGGAGTGCCGCGGTTGGTGCTACTCTCGGCGGCGCAGCCGGTGCTCTTACAGGCTATATTCTGGGTGAATCGAAGAGGAAATAAAGATATCCTTCATAAATTCATCTTACGCTGTGGAGTGAAATAGTTCTGGTGGTTCGGGGCGCCTGATTTGGGCGCCCCTTGATTTTGTCCTCGTTACTTCATGATGCATTCAATGACTCGGAGCATAAAAACAGATCCGCTTTATTGAGGCTTAACGGATGTCTTTCATTATATCTTCAGTCACATCCTGAACATCCACCATGCTGCCAAGGTAGAGCAGATCCCGCTTCGGTACGATGGCGGCAAAGCCATGGGTTTTACCGTAATTTTCCGCAGCATTCTGGATAGACTTGAGAATTGACTCGGTAAATTCCCCCTCCATTTTCCGCATCTCTTTTTCTGCGTCTTGAACGTACTTCTGAAATTCCGTTACTTGTTTCTCCAGCGACTTTATCTTTGCCTGTCGTTGTTGCGGAGAGAGTGTTGGAAGTTGTGATTCAATATTGCGTTTCGTGTTTTCCAGCGATTTTTGCCGGTTTTTAATCTGGGAACGATATTTCTCGTTTTTCCCCTTC
The nucleotide sequence above comes from Geobacter benzoatilyticus. Encoded proteins:
- a CDS encoding OmpH family outer membrane protein, which encodes MKQLAILALIVCFFSLPAAAEEPAKTEPQATPAPPVAIAAAPSQTQVKIGYVDIAKIAGESAAGKAATAKMKGKNEKYRSQIKNRQKSLENTKRNIESQLPTLSPQQRQAKIKSLEKQVTEFQKYVQDAEKEMRKMEGEFTESILKSIQNAAENYGKTHGFAAIVPKRDLLYLGSMVDVQDVTEDIMKDIR